The following proteins come from a genomic window of Shewanella halifaxensis HAW-EB4:
- a CDS encoding sigma-54-dependent transcriptional regulator, with protein sequence MDITSSFTALLVEDSMSLGALYTEYLRADGARVTHVNHGEDALNELKRWQPDLLVLDIQLPDMSGMDILETVQQQYPDITVIMITAHGTIDIAVDAMRSGAFDFLVKPFDAKRLSITVRNALKQRQLVNLVAKYESSLPKPHYMGFVGESLAMQTVYKTIDCVANSKASAFIIGESGTGKEVCAHAIHNAGNRHDGPFVALNCASIPKDLIESEIFGHTKGAFTGAIANRDGAATRAHNGTLFLDEICEMDLELQSKLLRFIQTGVFQRVGGTKEEKVDVRFVSATNRMPWDEVKAGRFREDLFYRLHVIPIELPPLRMRGKDILLLASNLLKEYNKEEGKRFKGISCDAKQCLKSYQWPGNVRQLQNVIRQIVVLNDGELVELDMLPIQMTATSETTLAKVSEPVQQDQSVSIAASNSAPVSFLEGIESAGFSADEHFPAVTPEAKSDDIVPLWLTEKQTIENAIALCKGNVPKAAALLDISASTIYRKRQTWEELENSLSH encoded by the coding sequence ATGGATATAACAAGCTCATTTACCGCATTATTAGTCGAAGATAGTATGTCGCTTGGGGCGCTTTATACCGAATACCTGCGAGCAGATGGAGCACGAGTGACCCATGTTAATCATGGAGAAGATGCGTTAAATGAACTCAAACGTTGGCAACCCGATCTATTAGTGCTCGACATTCAACTGCCCGATATGTCTGGGATGGATATTTTGGAAACGGTACAGCAGCAATATCCTGATATCACTGTCATTATGATCACCGCTCACGGCACAATTGATATCGCTGTCGATGCCATGCGTTCGGGGGCGTTCGATTTTCTAGTCAAACCTTTCGATGCAAAACGCCTTTCCATTACTGTTCGTAATGCCTTGAAGCAGCGTCAGCTTGTTAATCTAGTCGCAAAATATGAGAGTAGTCTGCCCAAGCCTCACTATATGGGGTTTGTGGGGGAGTCGCTTGCGATGCAAACCGTTTATAAAACCATAGATTGTGTGGCAAATAGTAAAGCTTCGGCATTTATTATTGGTGAAAGTGGGACAGGAAAAGAGGTGTGTGCTCATGCCATACACAATGCGGGTAATCGCCATGATGGACCATTCGTTGCGTTAAATTGTGCTTCAATCCCTAAGGACTTGATTGAAAGTGAAATTTTTGGTCACACTAAGGGAGCTTTTACTGGGGCGATAGCCAATAGAGATGGCGCGGCGACACGCGCACATAACGGTACGCTGTTTCTTGATGAGATCTGCGAAATGGATCTTGAGCTACAGAGTAAGTTGTTGCGCTTTATCCAAACGGGTGTGTTTCAGCGCGTGGGGGGAACCAAAGAGGAAAAAGTGGACGTGAGGTTTGTGAGTGCAACCAATCGTATGCCATGGGATGAAGTCAAAGCGGGACGCTTTAGAGAAGATCTGTTTTATCGCCTGCATGTGATCCCAATAGAATTACCCCCCCTAAGAATGCGAGGCAAAGATATCTTACTGCTCGCTTCGAATTTACTCAAAGAATATAACAAGGAAGAGGGCAAGCGGTTTAAGGGGATTAGCTGCGATGCTAAGCAATGTTTAAAATCTTATCAATGGCCTGGTAATGTTAGGCAGCTACAAAATGTTATTAGGCAGATAGTGGTATTAAACGATGGCGAGTTAGTTGAGCTTGATATGCTACCGATACAAATGACGGCGACATCTGAGACGACTTTAGCGAAGGTTTCCGAGCCTGTTCAACAAGACCAAAGCGTTTCTATCGCAGCCTCAAATTCGGCACCGGTTTCTTTTCTGGAGGGGATCGAATCTGCTGGTTTTTCGGCAGATGAACATTTTCCAGCTGTAACGCCAGAGGCAAAGAGTGACGATATTGTGCCTTTATGGCTAACAGAGAAACAGACAATAGAAAATGCAATAGCATTATGCAAGGGGAACGTACCTAAAGCCGCGGCACTATTAGATATTAGTGCTTCGACAATTTATCGAAAGCGTCAAACTTGGGAAGAGTTAGAAAATAGCTTAAGCCACTAA
- a CDS encoding phosphatase: MKYLVDTHTHTIASTHAYSTLQEYIAMAKHKGIKLFATTDHGPDMADAPHFWHFVNLRVLPRVVDGVGILRGIEANIKNVVGEIDFFGDYLQDLDIVLAGFHEPVFAPSNKETHTAAMINCINSGHVDIITHPGNPAYPIDIEAVAKAAAENNVALEINNSSFLVSRKGSEHNCLAIAKAVKEAGGLLVMGSDSHVAYSLGDFTLAEQIVEQADFPIERLLNRSPEALLAFLSARGHASLDEYSVLLES, from the coding sequence ATGAAATATCTTGTTGATACCCATACCCATACGATAGCTTCAACTCATGCTTATAGTACGTTACAAGAATATATTGCGATGGCTAAACACAAAGGAATAAAGCTATTTGCCACCACAGATCATGGTCCCGATATGGCGGATGCGCCGCATTTTTGGCACTTTGTTAATTTGCGTGTATTGCCGCGAGTGGTCGATGGCGTCGGTATATTGAGAGGTATCGAAGCTAATATTAAAAATGTGGTCGGAGAGATAGATTTTTTTGGCGATTATTTACAAGATCTAGACATTGTTTTAGCCGGATTTCATGAGCCTGTATTTGCCCCAAGCAATAAAGAAACCCATACAGCAGCGATGATTAACTGTATCAACAGTGGTCATGTCGACATTATCACTCATCCCGGTAACCCTGCGTACCCGATAGATATTGAGGCCGTAGCCAAAGCCGCCGCCGAGAATAATGTCGCCCTTGAAATCAATAACTCTTCATTTTTAGTCTCTCGAAAAGGCAGTGAGCATAATTGCTTAGCCATTGCTAAGGCGGTAAAAGAGGCGGGCGGGCTATTGGTGATGGGGTCTGACTCACATGTGGCCTATAGCCTAGGAGACTTTACGCTGGCAGAACAGATTGTTGAGCAAGCCGATTTCCCTATCGAGCGCCTACTTAATCGTAGTCCAGAGGCTTTACTCGCATTTTTGTCTGCAAGAGGTCATGCTTCCCTTGATGAATACTCTGTGCTGCTCGAAAGCTAA
- the rfbD gene encoding dTDP-4-dehydrorhamnose reductase, with translation MRVLITGAAGQLGQALLSIAELTQVTAAELTAPQQMLVALLPEVLACIATTDEVIGVSHQQLDICALHSIQAAFDAFKPDVVINCAAFNGVDKAETDTDKAIAVNATGPKLLAGECKRLNIRLVHISTDFVFDGALKRPYTEQDMPSPLSAYGRSKLEGERWVNDILGAKATIIRTSWLYSCCGQNFVKTMQGLFKTRERLSVINDQSGSPTWCETLALVIFKLIKQTQLANSDRKVAAQNHNADGTEKGLAHLYHYAAGSCVAEDYLVAEGFSADGSLVAEGSSCSWYEFACEIQRLTMSANAQIAKAEACQIEPISSLSWQALHENRLAPRPVQSALNAQKVCHQLGIKPGSLIRASWQEQLQAMISYQKVKD, from the coding sequence ATGCGAGTTCTTATCACCGGCGCAGCGGGTCAGCTGGGGCAGGCATTACTGTCGATAGCAGAGCTTACCCAAGTTACTGCTGCAGAGCTAACCGCTCCTCAGCAAATGCTGGTGGCTTTGTTGCCAGAAGTCTTAGCGTGCATAGCAACCACTGATGAAGTGATTGGCGTGTCTCATCAGCAGTTGGATATTTGTGCGCTTCACTCAATTCAAGCAGCCTTTGATGCTTTTAAGCCAGATGTAGTGATAAATTGCGCCGCCTTTAATGGTGTCGACAAGGCTGAGACAGATACCGACAAGGCGATTGCGGTGAATGCAACAGGGCCTAAGTTACTCGCTGGTGAGTGTAAGCGCCTAAATATTAGGTTAGTGCATATCTCGACTGACTTTGTGTTCGATGGTGCGCTAAAGCGCCCATACACTGAGCAAGATATGCCATCGCCACTCTCAGCTTATGGTCGAAGTAAGCTCGAGGGCGAGCGCTGGGTGAACGATATCTTAGGGGCTAAGGCAACGATTATACGTACCTCTTGGCTTTACAGTTGCTGCGGGCAGAACTTTGTCAAAACCATGCAGGGGCTATTTAAGACAAGAGAGAGACTATCGGTTATAAATGATCAATCTGGTAGTCCAACCTGGTGCGAAACCTTAGCCTTGGTGATTTTTAAGCTGATAAAGCAAACGCAGCTGGCTAATTCGGACAGGAAAGTTGCTGCACAAAACCATAATGCAGACGGTACGGAAAAAGGACTGGCTCACTTATATCATTATGCAGCTGGCTCTTGCGTTGCTGAGGACTATCTCGTTGCAGAGGGCTTTAGCGCTGATGGCTCTCTCGTTGCTGAAGGCTCTAGCTGCTCTTGGTATGAGTTTGCTTGTGAAATTCAGCGGTTGACGATGTCTGCTAATGCACAAATAGCAAAGGCTGAGGCGTGCCAAATTGAACCGATTAGCAGTTTATCTTGGCAGGCATTACATGAAAACCGTTTAGCACCAAGACCCGTGCAAAGCGCCTTGAATGCGCAGAAGGTGTGCCATCAACTTGGCATCAAGCCGGGAAGTCTAATTCGTGCGAGCTGGCAAGAGCAGTTACAAGCCATGATTAGCTATCAAAAGGTTAAAGACTGA
- a CDS encoding capsule assembly Wzi family protein encodes MKLKLLSGLLLLGCSSVQAAWWIEPTDLPLRADIQLLSDTGVIVQPITTYPLMWDGIKQDMDKADQAALSSQQRDAFERVTRAYDHDHRGMSSKIELAGGSDTTRFIGFGQDYRDKAEAAVSAEITKDWFSGRLATSYHVDPIDGNSARLDNSFAAVMLGNWIVSAGAQQKYWGPGWDSGLIQTTNARPMPGMTFSRNNSQAFETPWLNWIGPWTFTTSFSQMESDRYVPDTKHWGARGTLRPISKLEVGLSWTMQWGGEGYGNSLGDWWDGLFNGGMVEGEVTNGQENMLAGYDFRWSDTAFGIPYGIYYERIHEDYHNGKNKLINSANMGGVDFFLADINTRIFVEYSDTQVACGIDSNAYNCLYEHGFYKNGYRYYGRSLGSTYDNDATTLVVGGITQLGGGQNISNKLRFLRLNTDGTDTGNPSGGNPVSPGEYERVYQLDTSYHRPFYQGTLKVGGTVGYSQYVTSGGNDWDTTIYAGWERSF; translated from the coding sequence ATGAAACTCAAATTATTATCTGGATTGTTACTGCTTGGCTGCAGTTCTGTGCAAGCGGCATGGTGGATTGAACCGACTGACTTACCACTAAGAGCCGATATTCAACTGCTGTCAGATACTGGCGTGATTGTTCAGCCAATCACCACTTATCCGCTAATGTGGGATGGTATTAAGCAAGATATGGACAAGGCGGATCAGGCAGCTCTGTCTAGCCAACAACGTGATGCTTTCGAGAGAGTGACCCGAGCATATGACCACGATCATCGCGGCATGAGCAGCAAGATAGAACTCGCTGGCGGCTCAGATACCACCCGCTTTATCGGTTTTGGCCAAGACTATCGCGATAAAGCCGAAGCGGCAGTATCTGCAGAAATCACCAAAGACTGGTTTAGTGGCCGCTTAGCGACAAGTTACCACGTAGATCCAATCGACGGTAACAGCGCACGTTTAGATAATAGCTTTGCCGCGGTGATGCTAGGCAACTGGATTGTTAGCGCTGGCGCTCAGCAAAAGTATTGGGGACCCGGTTGGGACAGTGGTTTAATTCAAACCACCAACGCCAGACCTATGCCAGGCATGACCTTTAGCCGTAATAACAGCCAAGCATTCGAAACGCCATGGCTTAACTGGATTGGTCCTTGGACCTTTACCACCTCATTTAGCCAAATGGAAAGTGACCGTTATGTTCCGGATACTAAGCATTGGGGCGCTCGTGGCACATTAAGACCGATTTCTAAGCTTGAGGTGGGTTTATCTTGGACCATGCAATGGGGTGGTGAGGGGTACGGCAACAGCTTAGGCGACTGGTGGGATGGCTTGTTCAACGGTGGTATGGTCGAAGGCGAAGTTACAAATGGCCAAGAAAACATGCTTGCTGGCTATGATTTCCGCTGGTCAGATACTGCTTTCGGCATCCCCTACGGTATCTACTATGAGCGTATTCACGAGGACTATCACAACGGTAAGAATAAGCTGATCAACTCAGCTAACATGGGCGGCGTCGACTTCTTTTTAGCTGACATCAATACCCGTATCTTTGTTGAATATTCCGATACCCAAGTGGCTTGTGGTATCGACTCTAATGCTTACAACTGCCTCTATGAGCATGGATTCTATAAAAATGGTTACCGTTATTATGGCCGCAGCCTAGGTAGCACCTATGACAACGATGCCACAACCTTAGTTGTAGGGGGGATTACTCAGCTTGGTGGCGGACAAAACATTAGTAACAAGCTCCGCTTCTTAAGACTTAATACAGACGGTACAGATACAGGTAACCCTTCTGGTGGCAACCCAGTATCACCTGGCGAATATGAGCGTGTATACCAGTTAGATACCAGTTACCACAGACCTTTCTACCAAGGTACCTTAAAGGTCGGCGGCACAGTGGGTTACAGTCAATATGTCACTTCAGGTGGAAATGACTGGGATACGACGATTTACGCAGGCTGGGAAAGAAGTTTTTAG
- a CDS encoding glycoside hydrolase family 3 protein: protein MSSSGKSFSKWPLTLSTKLIAIVILFVAAYWIAGVVSKDRKDATKIWPVLTLEVKQEQEVERNIARILSGMTLEQKIAQMIQPEIGDMTVEDMRLYGFGSYLNGGGSFPNGNKHATPSDWIALAEAMYQASVDDSLDSSTIPTMWGTDAVHGHNNVIGATLFPHNIGLGAANNPALIEQIATITAKEVMVTGIDWVFAPTVAVVRDDRWGRTYEGYSEDPQIVKAYAASIVRGLQGRANADFLGDERVIATVKHFLGDGGTSDGIDQGDNTSAEQQLFDIHAQGYVGGISVGAQTVMASFNSWYGVKNHGNRYLLTSVLKEQMGFDGFVVGDWNGHGQIADCSNDSCPQAVNAGLDVYMAPTKSWKPLFNNTLAQVKSGEIPIERIDDAVTRVLRVKMRAGLFDKPSPANRALSGNTALIGAKAHRDVARQAVRESLVLLKNEAGLLPLSPKQTVMVAGDGADNIGKQSGGWSITWQGTYNTNSDFPGGSSIYDGIQSHVTKVGGKAVLSPNGDYAIKPDVAIVVFGEEPYAEGHGDLDNLEYQRGNKQDLALLKKLKAQGIPVVAVFISGRPMWVNAELNAADAFVAAWLPGSEGEGVAEVLFRDASGEVQFDFSGKLSFSWPATPEQTAINRFDNDTALFPYGYGLTYADSARSKVLNEKADFVTVQDQSMAIFERAVQAPWVMMIGSKSKPSSVDSSETQAEIVYLRSIDKNVQEDARLFRFNGQGEGVIRFQSNFPRDLRAFIERPSLLSFAVNIEQLGEQAVNLSMGCEADCGEPIDISKLLAKQPIGQWQTVTVPLSCFANSGVNFAKVNSPFSLSSTSKMSLSLADIEFVPITDRKPSISCL, encoded by the coding sequence ATGTCTAGCAGTGGTAAGAGCTTTTCTAAATGGCCGCTTACACTCTCAACTAAGTTAATTGCGATTGTTATTTTGTTTGTAGCAGCGTACTGGATAGCTGGAGTGGTATCTAAGGATCGTAAAGATGCGACGAAGATTTGGCCTGTTTTAACGCTGGAGGTCAAGCAAGAACAAGAGGTTGAGCGCAATATTGCTAGGATATTGAGTGGCATGACATTGGAGCAAAAAATCGCTCAGATGATCCAACCCGAGATCGGGGATATGACCGTTGAAGATATGAGGCTGTATGGTTTCGGTTCCTATCTTAATGGCGGGGGATCTTTTCCAAACGGCAACAAGCATGCAACGCCGAGCGATTGGATAGCGCTAGCTGAAGCCATGTATCAAGCGTCTGTGGATGACTCTTTAGACAGCTCGACCATTCCAACAATGTGGGGCACCGATGCTGTGCACGGTCATAACAATGTGATTGGTGCGACACTGTTTCCACACAACATAGGCTTAGGGGCGGCAAATAACCCTGCGCTTATCGAGCAAATTGCAACCATAACGGCCAAAGAAGTGATGGTTACCGGCATTGATTGGGTATTTGCGCCAACGGTTGCAGTGGTGCGAGACGATCGTTGGGGCAGAACGTATGAGGGATATTCAGAAGATCCGCAGATAGTTAAGGCTTACGCAGCCTCTATCGTTAGGGGGTTGCAAGGTCGTGCGAATGCCGATTTTCTTGGTGATGAGCGGGTTATCGCAACCGTTAAGCATTTCTTGGGGGACGGAGGCACTTCAGATGGCATCGATCAGGGAGATAATACCTCTGCAGAGCAGCAATTGTTCGATATTCACGCCCAAGGCTATGTTGGGGGGATATCGGTAGGGGCGCAAACAGTAATGGCGTCATTTAATAGTTGGTATGGCGTTAAAAATCACGGTAATCGCTATCTGTTGACATCTGTTTTAAAAGAGCAAATGGGATTCGATGGATTTGTTGTGGGGGATTGGAACGGTCACGGACAGATTGCTGATTGTAGTAATGATAGTTGCCCGCAGGCTGTCAATGCGGGTCTTGATGTGTATATGGCGCCTACAAAGAGTTGGAAGCCGCTTTTTAATAATACCCTTGCACAAGTAAAGAGTGGTGAAATTCCCATAGAGCGCATCGATGATGCGGTTACGCGAGTGTTACGAGTCAAAATGCGGGCTGGGTTATTCGATAAACCGAGTCCTGCTAACCGCGCGTTATCGGGTAACACGGCATTAATCGGTGCTAAGGCGCATCGAGATGTGGCAAGGCAAGCGGTAAGAGAGTCGCTGGTGTTACTTAAAAATGAAGCAGGGCTATTACCATTGTCACCCAAGCAAACTGTGATGGTGGCAGGTGATGGCGCAGATAATATCGGTAAACAATCTGGTGGTTGGTCGATAACTTGGCAAGGTACTTACAATACTAATTCAGACTTCCCCGGTGGCAGCTCTATTTATGACGGTATTCAATCACATGTGACTAAAGTGGGCGGTAAAGCTGTACTGAGCCCTAATGGTGATTACGCGATAAAACCTGATGTGGCAATTGTGGTATTTGGAGAGGAACCATACGCTGAGGGTCATGGCGATCTGGATAATCTTGAGTATCAGCGTGGCAATAAGCAAGATCTTGCCTTGCTGAAAAAATTAAAGGCACAAGGGATCCCCGTGGTCGCGGTATTTATCAGTGGCCGACCTATGTGGGTCAATGCCGAGCTGAATGCGGCGGACGCTTTTGTCGCCGCTTGGTTACCCGGTAGTGAGGGCGAGGGCGTCGCAGAGGTCCTGTTTAGAGATGCGAGTGGAGAGGTTCAATTTGATTTCAGCGGTAAACTCTCCTTTTCCTGGCCAGCAACTCCTGAACAAACAGCCATAAACCGATTCGATAATGATACCGCTCTATTTCCCTACGGATACGGATTGACGTACGCCGACAGTGCGAGGTCGAAGGTGCTAAATGAGAAGGCAGATTTTGTGACGGTTCAGGATCAGTCCATGGCGATTTTTGAGCGGGCGGTACAGGCGCCATGGGTGATGATGATAGGCAGTAAGAGTAAACCGTCATCAGTAGATAGCAGCGAAACTCAGGCTGAGATCGTATATTTGCGTAGCATCGATAAAAATGTGCAAGAAGATGCGCGCTTATTTAGGTTTAACGGTCAAGGGGAAGGTGTTATTCGCTTTCAAAGTAATTTTCCTCGTGATTTAAGGGCGTTTATAGAGCGTCCATCGCTGTTATCGTTTGCGGTGAACATTGAACAGTTAGGTGAGCAGGCTGTCAATTTAAGTATGGGCTGTGAAGCGGACTGCGGTGAACCTATCGATATATCAAAACTGCTTGCCAAACAGCCTATTGGACAGTGGCAAACGGTGACCGTACCGTTAAGCTGTTTTGCGAACTCAGGAGTTAATTTTGCTAAAGTTAACTCGCCATTTTCACTGAGCAGCACAAGTAAAATGAGTCTCAGTTTAGCTGATATTGAGTTTGTTCCTATTACGGATAGAAAGCCTTCAATATCTTGCCTATAG